In the genome of Dehalogenimonas sp. THU2, the window CAATGTTATGCAAAGTGATATCGACAGGTGCTACGAATGTGGGATGAACGATCATATTGCCAAACCTATCGACACCAGCGACCTGATGAGTAAGTTGATCCAATGGGTTGGCAGCGTAGATTACAAGTGTCCCATTACAATAAATCCCGCTATCCAGTTCCCAAAAGAAACCGATCAGGTCAGCCAGGCTACGAGGGAAATACCTGTTGTCTGTGGGCTGGACACACAAGGGGCTCTTGACCGGATGATGGGTAACAAGTCCTTGTACCTGAAGATGTTAAACAAATATATTGAAAGTCAGGCCGATGTCGTATCGAATATCCGCACGAGTCTGGATGCGAAAGACTTCGAAACCGCTGAAAGGATAGCTCATACCGCCAAAGGAGTCAGCGGCAACATCGGAGCTTCCGGAATACAGGAACTTGCTGGACAACTGGAAAGTCACATCAAAAACCGAGCCCCACTGGAAACGATAGAGGAAGTATTCGTATCGTTCTCGTTTACTCAGTCGGAGCTGTTGAACAATCTCAGGGAAAAGCTGCGACGATCCGATGGGGAAGTTGAGAAAGTAGAATCGGTAGAATTTGACCGTGAACACACTCTGGGAGTTCGCCGAGAACTGTTAAGCCTGTTGGAAGAAAGTGACAGTGAGGCCGCCGAGCTGTTTGAACAAGAACGAGGACCTTTACGCGCACTATTTGGCGATGAGCATTATCGAGCTATCGAGAACAGCATTAAGAATTATGATTTTGAAAGTGCCGTCACGTCGATAAGGGAACAAATGAATAAACCGGATAATAAATAACAGGAGTCCACATGAGTAATAAACCGATTGCTTCAAAACCACTGGTCCTGGTCGTCGATGATTCCCCGGATGTGATCAGCCTGGTATGCGGCTTACTCCGTGACAGCTACACTCTCAAAATCGCCACAAATGGCAAAAGCGCATTAAAGGTGATCGAATCAGGAGTGATCCCTGACTTAATACTGTTGGATATTATGATGCCTCAAATGGACGGATACGCGACCTTGAATGCCATTAAGCAATTACCTGAGACTAATAGTATCCCGGTGATAATGCTGACAGCGGAAGGTTATCTGTTGAATAAAACTCTCGCCTTTAATATGGGGGCAGTCGACTACATCACTAAACCAGTAAATGCCAGCGATCTGATCTCACGAGTGGCTGCGGCTCTGGGTAAATAAATCGACATTCGCCGGATTAAGGTGAGTTATGAATAGAGATGCCCGACTGGTGGAGAAACCGACGGTTCTTGTCGTGGATGACACTCCTGATAATCTAGTCCTTATGACAGATCTGTTGAAGGACAAATACACGGTAAAGATAGCAAACAATGGGGAACGGGCTGTCAGGATCGCCTCAACAGGCACAGTCCCGGATATCATTCTGCTTGATGTGATGATGCCTGTAATGGATGGGTATGAGGCTTGCCGGCAACTGAAATCCAAACCGGAGACCAAAGATATCCCGGTGATTTTCCTAACAGCCAAGTCCGAGATTGCGGACGAAATCAAGGGCTTCGAACTGGGGGCGGTGGACTATATCACCAAACCCATCAGCCCTCCGATCCTGAAGGCCCGTCTGCAAACTCACCTGGAACTCAAGAATTTCAGAGACTTCTTGAAAGATAAAAACGCTTTGCTTGAAAAGGAAGTTCAGGAACGAACCAGAGATGTCGTCGCTATCCAGGAAGCAACGGTGCTGGCGCTAACATCACTCGCCGAAACCCGGGACAACGAGACCGGTAATCACATCATACGTACTCAACGTTATGTAGAAGTTCTTGCCAGGGCACTCAAAGATCACCCCAAATTCAACAATGTTCTAAACGATGACCAGTCTATTAGTTTGATCGTCAAATCAGCTCCGCTCCACGATATCGGCAAG includes:
- a CDS encoding response regulator; translation: MSNKPIASKPLVLVVDDSPDVISLVCGLLRDSYTLKIATNGKSALKVIESGVIPDLILLDIMMPQMDGYATLNAIKQLPETNSIPVIMLTAEGYLLNKTLAFNMGAVDYITKPVNASDLISRVAAALGK
- a CDS encoding two-component system response regulator encodes the protein MNRDARLVEKPTVLVVDDTPDNLVLMTDLLKDKYTVKIANNGERAVRIASTGTVPDIILLDVMMPVMDGYEACRQLKSKPETKDIPVIFLTAKSEIADEIKGFELGAVDYITKPISPPILKARLQTHLELKNFRDFLKDKNALLEKEVQERTRDVVAIQEATVLALTSLAETRDNETGNHIIRTQRYVEVLARALKDHPKFNNVLNDDQSISLIVKSAPLHDIGKVGIPDNILLKKDRLTEAEFNLMKTHTILGRNAILSAEERLGVTMPFLNFAREITYCHHERWDGTGYPNGLAGEDIPVSGRLMAIADVYDALISRRVYKEGLSHEKAVEIILEGNGSHFDPDMINAFAGITSEFLQISTEVADT